A region from the Lolium perenne isolate Kyuss_39 chromosome 4, Kyuss_2.0, whole genome shotgun sequence genome encodes:
- the LOC127294496 gene encoding uncharacterized protein isoform X2, protein MTLVDVIDLEYDEWYVKVDVIDLSTDEDSVKKYGNFEEEDDDDNVPRSENLAEAATSSPISEQGVAATASLSLVDHGSAMSSLMTDKSMQPENQDFLATSDVSKEATHSGNHELIAGDCVGKAMQSEHEAGIFSPMTEQAAATSLLLTKQGAIISSLKIDKSILSGNQVFAAALDYAEDDGNVPQSENLGEAATSSPISEQDTTASASQGNTTMNDKVCNSGSNGCTIQGCTNSEHGGTHLCIIHNSRPHIRCCAVIECTKVARKGSQGRTDRCIKHGGGKRCKYDRCGKGAKGKTDYCIAHGGGRRCKFQGCKKHAQGPRDYCLEHGGGRRKYLGCSAGTCGEDLCSMHITSLLSGNNSDHKMMPAPPAPACQAKMVEPSKRRNSHSVIGGGSQKRQNTNDYVNTSVETGEQKVRVFLFQNDMLKAQQTTRRLNPRVTSAAGSPSRS, encoded by the exons ATGACATTAGTGGATGTTATTGACTTGGAATATGATGAGTGGTATGTCAAAGTAGATGTTATTGATTTGAGCACTGATGAAGATAGTGTTAAAAAATATGGCAATtttgaagaagaagatgacgatgataaTGTTCCTCGGTCTGAAAATCTAGCTGAAGCTGCAACATCCTCGCCAATTTCAGAACAAGGTGTTGCTGCTACAGCATCCTTATCACTGGTAGATCATGGTTCTGCCATGTCCTCCTTAATGACAGATAAGTCTATGCAGCCTGAAAATCAGGATTTTCTTGCAACAAGTGATGTCTCAAAAGAAGCTACGCATTCTGGGAATCACGAGCTTATAGCAGGCGATTGTGTGGGCAAAGCTATGCAGTCTGAACATGAAGCTGGCATATTCTCGCCAATGACAGAACAAGCTGCTGCCACGTCCTTGTTATTGACAAAACAAGGTGCCATCATATCGTCATTAAAGATAGACAAGTCCATTCTGTCTGGGAATCAGGTGTTTGCTGCAGCACTTGATTATGCAGAAGATGATGGTAATGTTCCTCAGTCTGAAAATCTAGGTGAAGCTGCAACATCCTCGCCAATTTCAGAACAAGACACTACTGCTTCAGCATCCCAAGGAAATACTACAATGAATGACAAGGTTTGCAACAGTGGTTCAAATGGATGCACAATTCAAGGCTGTACAAATAGTGAACATGGAGGCACACATCTATGCATAATCCATAATTCAAGGCCGCACATAAGATGCTGTGCAGTCATTGAGTGCACCAAGGTAGCGCGTAAGGGCAGTCAAGGCCGCACAGACCGTTGTATTAAGCATGGGGGCGGCAAGAGGTGTAAGTATGATCGTTGTGGGAAAGGTGCCAAAGGGAAGACAGATTATTGCATTGCGCATGGCGGGGGAAGGCGATGCAAGTTTCAAGGATGCAAGAAGCATGCACAAGGGCCAAGGGATTATTGTCTGGAACATGGTGGCGGCAGACGCAAGTATCTAGGATGTAGCGCAGGCACATGTGGGGAAGATCTCTGCTCTATGCACATAACAAGTTTGTTGAGTGGTAATAATTCTGACCATAAAATGATgccagcaccaccagcacccgcaTGTCAGGCCAAGATGGTAGAACCATCCAAAAGAAGAAACTCTCACTCAGTGATTGGAGGGGGATCTCAGAAAAGGCAGAACACCAATGATTATGTTAACACTTCTGTTGAG ACTGGAGAGCAAAAGGTCAGAGTTTTTCTTTTTCAGAACGATATGCTGAAAGCACA GCAAACAACTCGCAGGTTGAATCCGAGAGTGACCTCTGCAGCAGGATCTCCATCGCGCAGCTAG
- the LOC127294496 gene encoding putative ribonuclease H protein At1g65750 isoform X1 has translation MGFPDCWLQWIQIALRTASTKLLVNGVPGRKIRHARGVRQGDPLSPQLFVLAMEVVTLMFCQAAARELLSPIGRCSQVQRLSIFADDVVVFVKPTLRDLVTVRELLRIFGDASGLRVNYRKTAATMIRGAELERERVSTILTCQIADFPIRYLGLQLALKPLTRAQWQPMIDAAVKIVPPWQRGLITKAGRVVLVQAVMTARPIHHLLVAEAPVWVLEEIEKGLRGFLWAAKDKANGGQCLVAWDQICRPRELGGLGIRNLRLQGLALRMRWEWLRRTDHTRPWQGLPMLKDDKAREAFDSLVRIDTGSGRSVLFWRDRWIHGCAAEDFAPGITQHVKTRVRNSRTVEQAMRGNAWMLDIQGCVATLGARECVRLWLAISSTRRDPTADDVYRWPWSSSGMYTVSSAYEMMTQGGVRFELADAIWRSHATPKSKLFVWLAAQHRIWTSDRRARHGLQDAPSLCYVCLQEEDTAEHILVRCVYAREVWWGCGQRLGMHFQTPEENSSLTEWWTKERGRFRAKEKRWFDGLVCTVGHALWKLRNAWCFGNVHSQYPVEVLVTRILEEFRMYRVTHDQGVGVLDNG, from the coding sequence ATGGGATTCCCGGACTGTTGGCTGCAATGGATTCAGATtgctctgcgtacggcaagcacaAAGCTTCTGGTCAATGGTGTCCCGGGCAGAAAAATTCGGCATGCCAGGGGGGTTAGGCAAGGTGACCCACTATCTCCCCAACTCTTTGTTTTGGCCATGGAGGTGGTGACGCTGATGTTCTGCCAAGCTGCGGCTCGGGAGCTCTTATCCCCAATTGGCAGATGTTCCCAGGTGCAAAGACTCTCGatctttgcggatgatgtggtggTTTTTGTGAAACCTACATTGCGGGATCTTGTGACAGTAAGAGAACTGTTAAGGATCTTTGGCGATGCCTCTGGCTTGCGTGTAAACTACAGAAAGACGGCAGCGACTATGATCAGGGGTGCTGAgctggagagggagagggtgtccacAATTCTAACTTGCCAGATAGCCGATTTCCCCATCAGATATCTTGGGCTCCAACTGGCATTAAAACCCCTAACTAGGGCGCAATGGCAACCCATGATTGACGCGGCggtgaagattgtcccaccgtggCAGAGAGGTCTGATCACCAAGGCGGGTAGGGTCGTCTTGGTTCAAGCAGTGATGACAGCGAGGCCCATACACCACCTGCTGGTTGCAGAAGCTCCGGTGTGGGTTCTGGAGGAAATTGAGAAGGGGCTGAGAGGCTTTTTGTGGGCTGCCAAGGATAAGGCTAATGGCGGACAATGCCTTGTTGCTTGGGACCAAATCTGCAGACCCAGGGAGCTTGGAGGGCTTGGCATAAGGAATCTTCGCCTCCAAGGGTTGGCGTTAAGGATGAGATGGGAGTGGCTCCGGAGAACTGACCATACTAGGCCATGGCAGGGGTTGCCGATGCTCAAAGATGACAAAGCAAGAGAGGCTTTTGACAGTTTGGTCAGGATTGACACGGGCTCCGGAAGATCGGTTCTCTTCTGGAGAGACAGATGGATTCATGGATGCGCGGCGGAGGACTTTGCACCGGGGATTACGCAACATGTCAAGACGAGGGTTAGGAACTCTAGAACGGTGGAGCAAGCGATGCGCGGGAATGCCTGGATGTTGGATATACAAGGCTGTGTGGCAACGCTTGGGGCAAGAGAGTGTGTCAGGCTCTGGCTGGCGATATCCTCTACTCGGCGCGATCCTACTGCCGACGATGTATACAGATGGCCGTGGAGCAGCTCAGGTATGTATACGGTGAGTTCGGCGTATGAGATGATGACCCAGGGTGGTGTCAGATTTGAATTGGCTGACGCAATTTGGAGGAGCCATGCAACGCCCAAGAGCAAGCTTTTCGTCTGGCTGGCGGCACAGCACCGTATATGGACGTCCGATCGACGTGCGAGGCACGGCTTGCAGGATGCGCCATCACTTTGCTATGTCTGTTTGCAGGAGGAGGACACGGCTGAGCATATCCTCGTCAGGTGTGTTTATGCCAGGGAGGTTTGGTGGGGGTGTGGTCAGAGACTAGGGATGCACTTCCAAACTCCAGAGGAGAACAGCTCCCTGACGGAGTGGTGGACCAAGGAGAGGGGTAGGTTTAGGGCTAAGGAGAAAAGATGGTTTGATGGTTTGGTCTGCACTGTTGGCCACGCGCTATGGAAGCTAAGGAATGCGTGGTGCTTTGGCAATGTCCATAGCCAGTACCCGGTGGAGGTTTTGGTCACACGCATACTAGAGGAGTTCAGGATGTATCGAGTAACGCATGATCAGGGAGTAGGAGTGTTAGACAATGGTTAG
- the LOC127294496 gene encoding uncharacterized protein isoform X3 gives MTLVDVIDLEYDEWYVKVDVIDLSTDEDSVKKYGNFEEEDDDDNVPRSENLAEAATSSPISEQGVAATASLSLVDHGSAMSSLMTDKSMQPENQDFLATSDVSKEATHSGNHELIAGDCVGKAMQSEHEAGIFSPMTEQAAATSLLLTKQGAIISSLKIDKSILSGNQVFAAALDYAEDDGNVPQSENLGEAATSSPISEQDTTASASQGNTTMNDKVCNSGSNGCTIQGCTNSEHGGTHLCIIHNSRPHIRCCAVIECTKVARKGSQGRTDRCIKHGGGKRCKYDRCGKGAKGKTDYCIAHGGGRRCKFQGCKKHAQGPRDYCLEHGGGRRKYLGCSAGTCGEDLCSMHITSLLSGNNSDHKMMPAPPAPACQAKMVEPSKRRNSHSVIGGGSQKRQNTNDYVNTSVETGEQKANNSQVESESDLCSRISIAQLATTSPTAVYKS, from the exons ATGACATTAGTGGATGTTATTGACTTGGAATATGATGAGTGGTATGTCAAAGTAGATGTTATTGATTTGAGCACTGATGAAGATAGTGTTAAAAAATATGGCAATtttgaagaagaagatgacgatgataaTGTTCCTCGGTCTGAAAATCTAGCTGAAGCTGCAACATCCTCGCCAATTTCAGAACAAGGTGTTGCTGCTACAGCATCCTTATCACTGGTAGATCATGGTTCTGCCATGTCCTCCTTAATGACAGATAAGTCTATGCAGCCTGAAAATCAGGATTTTCTTGCAACAAGTGATGTCTCAAAAGAAGCTACGCATTCTGGGAATCACGAGCTTATAGCAGGCGATTGTGTGGGCAAAGCTATGCAGTCTGAACATGAAGCTGGCATATTCTCGCCAATGACAGAACAAGCTGCTGCCACGTCCTTGTTATTGACAAAACAAGGTGCCATCATATCGTCATTAAAGATAGACAAGTCCATTCTGTCTGGGAATCAGGTGTTTGCTGCAGCACTTGATTATGCAGAAGATGATGGTAATGTTCCTCAGTCTGAAAATCTAGGTGAAGCTGCAACATCCTCGCCAATTTCAGAACAAGACACTACTGCTTCAGCATCCCAAGGAAATACTACAATGAATGACAAGGTTTGCAACAGTGGTTCAAATGGATGCACAATTCAAGGCTGTACAAATAGTGAACATGGAGGCACACATCTATGCATAATCCATAATTCAAGGCCGCACATAAGATGCTGTGCAGTCATTGAGTGCACCAAGGTAGCGCGTAAGGGCAGTCAAGGCCGCACAGACCGTTGTATTAAGCATGGGGGCGGCAAGAGGTGTAAGTATGATCGTTGTGGGAAAGGTGCCAAAGGGAAGACAGATTATTGCATTGCGCATGGCGGGGGAAGGCGATGCAAGTTTCAAGGATGCAAGAAGCATGCACAAGGGCCAAGGGATTATTGTCTGGAACATGGTGGCGGCAGACGCAAGTATCTAGGATGTAGCGCAGGCACATGTGGGGAAGATCTCTGCTCTATGCACATAACAAGTTTGTTGAGTGGTAATAATTCTGACCATAAAATGATgccagcaccaccagcacccgcaTGTCAGGCCAAGATGGTAGAACCATCCAAAAGAAGAAACTCTCACTCAGTGATTGGAGGGGGATCTCAGAAAAGGCAGAACACCAATGATTATGTTAACACTTCTGTTGAG ACTGGAGAGCAAAAG GCAAACAACTCGCAGGTTGAATCCGAGAGTGACCTCTGCAGCAGGATCTCCATCGCGCAGCTAGCTACGACTTCTCCGACTGCGGTCTATAAGAGTTGA
- the LOC127294496 gene encoding uncharacterized protein isoform X4 encodes MTLVDVIDLEYDEWYVKVDVIDLSTDEDSVKKYGNFEEEDDDDNVPRSENLAEAATSSPISEQGVAATASLSLVDHGSAMSSLMTDKSMQPENQDFLATSDVSKEATHSGNHELIAGDCVGKAMQSEHEAGIFSPMTEQAAATSLLLTKQGAIISSLKIDKSILSGNQVFAAALDYAEDDGNVPQSENLGEAATSSPISEQDTTASASQGNTTMNDKVCNSGSNGCTIQGCTNSEHGGTHLCIIHNSRPHIRCCAVIECTKVARKGSQGRTDRCIKHGGGKRCKYDRCGKGAKGKTDYCIAHGGGRRCKFQGCKKHAQGPRDYCLEHGGGRRKYLGCSAGTCGEDLCSMHITSLLSGNNSDHKMMPAPPAPACQAKMVEPSKRRNSHSVIGGGSQKRQNTNDYVNTSVETGEQKVRVFLFQNDMLKAQLNPRVTSAAGSPSRS; translated from the exons ATGACATTAGTGGATGTTATTGACTTGGAATATGATGAGTGGTATGTCAAAGTAGATGTTATTGATTTGAGCACTGATGAAGATAGTGTTAAAAAATATGGCAATtttgaagaagaagatgacgatgataaTGTTCCTCGGTCTGAAAATCTAGCTGAAGCTGCAACATCCTCGCCAATTTCAGAACAAGGTGTTGCTGCTACAGCATCCTTATCACTGGTAGATCATGGTTCTGCCATGTCCTCCTTAATGACAGATAAGTCTATGCAGCCTGAAAATCAGGATTTTCTTGCAACAAGTGATGTCTCAAAAGAAGCTACGCATTCTGGGAATCACGAGCTTATAGCAGGCGATTGTGTGGGCAAAGCTATGCAGTCTGAACATGAAGCTGGCATATTCTCGCCAATGACAGAACAAGCTGCTGCCACGTCCTTGTTATTGACAAAACAAGGTGCCATCATATCGTCATTAAAGATAGACAAGTCCATTCTGTCTGGGAATCAGGTGTTTGCTGCAGCACTTGATTATGCAGAAGATGATGGTAATGTTCCTCAGTCTGAAAATCTAGGTGAAGCTGCAACATCCTCGCCAATTTCAGAACAAGACACTACTGCTTCAGCATCCCAAGGAAATACTACAATGAATGACAAGGTTTGCAACAGTGGTTCAAATGGATGCACAATTCAAGGCTGTACAAATAGTGAACATGGAGGCACACATCTATGCATAATCCATAATTCAAGGCCGCACATAAGATGCTGTGCAGTCATTGAGTGCACCAAGGTAGCGCGTAAGGGCAGTCAAGGCCGCACAGACCGTTGTATTAAGCATGGGGGCGGCAAGAGGTGTAAGTATGATCGTTGTGGGAAAGGTGCCAAAGGGAAGACAGATTATTGCATTGCGCATGGCGGGGGAAGGCGATGCAAGTTTCAAGGATGCAAGAAGCATGCACAAGGGCCAAGGGATTATTGTCTGGAACATGGTGGCGGCAGACGCAAGTATCTAGGATGTAGCGCAGGCACATGTGGGGAAGATCTCTGCTCTATGCACATAACAAGTTTGTTGAGTGGTAATAATTCTGACCATAAAATGATgccagcaccaccagcacccgcaTGTCAGGCCAAGATGGTAGAACCATCCAAAAGAAGAAACTCTCACTCAGTGATTGGAGGGGGATCTCAGAAAAGGCAGAACACCAATGATTATGTTAACACTTCTGTTGAG ACTGGAGAGCAAAAGGTCAGAGTTTTTCTTTTTCAGAACGATATGCTGAAAGCACA GTTGAATCCGAGAGTGACCTCTGCAGCAGGATCTCCATCGCGCAGCTAG